GCCTTTTCACTATAGTCGGTAGCAAAGATCTTGATAACGTTTCCCTCGTGCTCAACGAGGTAATGCACTCCCatttcatttcttgatccagGTATTTCCTGACAACAATGAGTAACCATATTGTAGATAATCATCTTTCCCCAGATATTCGTGTAGTAAATCTGTTCTTTAATGCTAATCAGACCGCGACATCCTTCAAACACTATCGGGTGATCTATGGAAGTATGTTTATTCCACACAACATCTCCTATGTAGTTTGTTCTTAGCACAGTGTCACAGGATCTACCTGCACCTAGGAGGACCACCTGCTCTGGATTGCCTGATTTAGTTGAAAAACATCCATAATATTCCCAAATTTCCGCGACATCTGGCAATTCAATCTTGGCCTTTGTAAGGGGATTCATCAAAAACAAAGAATCAGGTAGCCTTTCATAAGAGTCACCAAAATTCTTTCTTCGCATGAGAATCCAGCCCTGCTTTGAGAAAAGCACTTGAGAGTTCCTCAACTCGGGCAAGTCGAGACTGAATCTTTTCTTTCCTGTAATGCTGATGAACTCATGTGAGCTAGTGTCTTCTTTACCATTCTCTTGCATAATCCATGGCATTCCATCTCCAACCACTTGCTTCTTCGGATAGTTTAAGGAACCAAACCGCCAATCGCGACACACGGCTGCAACACTCGTGCTATCGAATATGTCTAACTTGTCTTTAATCGTCCATAAAAGCAGGGTAGGAAGAGATGACCAGTTGACATCAGTTCCTTTGTTCTCATAAGGCATCTTCCCTATgaagaatatatataacaaaattataagtATCAAGAGAAGATAAATTAGTAGAAGTTCTCAGGCTGCAGATTAAAAGATCATTTTGTTATGAACTATATGAGTACACACCGACATTAGGATCCTCTTAGTACACAATAAACTGTTAACTTAACATGATATCGTAACTCATCTGACAATCCAACTCCAAAGTGAGGGACTCAACAGAAACCACAAATTAAATGTTAAGTGAACTTGAGAACCACATATGAGCAGAAAgaaatttctatatatatagaaacatgtttataaattttccgACTGAACGTATGCGTACCCGAATGAAATATGACAAGTTAGGAGCTGAAATGAAGGAGGTGCGCGTAGCATGCAGAATGAGTTTGTTGCTTCTTGGCTGTCAGAAAATGTGTGCTAATTTTGTGTGGTGGTATTGTAAAGAAGATAAGCTCCCTTTGTATGCCTATTTATATGGACTTGCAGATTGTTGGATTGATGCGAACTCCCCAACTGGGTATGTAATTAGTATGAATAtttatcatcttcatcatctacGTAAGAAAATAAATAACTGTAATGAAAAAGTCATGCATGcgaaaaatatttgttaatatataCGTATACTGTACGCACATAAAGTTATATGTGTGTAATATGCATGATGCTAGTGGTTTGACTCTCAACGAGGGTCTGTTCTCGAGATTCGGGTATCTTATTTGAATTTTCGAAATGATGTTTTGTATTTAAGATTGTAaagatgtttaaaaaaaaaaaaaaatgcatactCTGAATCAAGACATTTATGTCAATATATACGAGAGTATTAGTGAATACCCCATGTGTGTTCAAATGAAGGCTCAAATAAAGCTCTAATTTAAGTCAATTGGCTTGCGAGTTTGTCTGGCTTAAACTTGTTTAAGTGGACTCGGCTCGACtcattaaacgagccgagttcggagAAAAGTTTTGacttatttaattaaatgagaGGGCTCGATCAGACatgtgaaattaaacgagctgaGTTCGGGCTGAGATTTAAGCTCGATTTAACTAAACAAGTTGGTTCGGTTCAATTAAACTTGGCTCGAAATTCGGCTTACTCGACTCAAATTATAATCCTTCGCTCTGATATTTATCTACAACAATATTTCTAAActtatactataaaatatacagatatataaattttggtgTTCTTCAGGAGTGGTGCTATAAACACCCATTTTAGTCATCTCATCCCAAGGCCGGCCCTGCTGCCGGAAAAAGTCAGCCCTTGAAAATAACACAACTTCCCGTCCATAATTGACTCCGAAAGGCTTTATACAAGACTTAAGCCGCCTGTGACGGGACTGTTTTTGACTTCTTAGAAACTAAAGTCCAAGTATTACTTCAAAAGATAAAAGTCATACAAGTATTACGCGATCTGGTTCATGAATATACATTTGAGGGACTAAGTAACTTTTTTCGAGGTATTAATGTTTGgttgataaatttattttagggCTTTTTTCATTCATAACCAcgatttcaatcttattttcaaaaatactaccttctccaatcttattttcaaaaatactaccttctctaaaatatttttggaaatattttttaaagatagtatttttgaaaatattttagagaaggtagtacttttgaaaataagattggagaatgtagtatttttgaaaataagattgaaaaaacagtatacagGATAATTCCCCTTTATTTTATTAGAACGAATTTTTATCCAGTTTaagttatattaattttatttatatttgtatttgttatttgtaatttagatcatttttgagttttgatggtttttatttggataattcaaaatttattttagttatatcacaaaaaacatattttcaaaaaattataattattaaaaatatatgtgataaaattaatattacaaaCATACCACACGGTATAAGTAAAAAGAAACTGGACAGATCTCGTCAACAAAACAGACTTAGAGAGTTTGTGTCCCAAATTAAcggtcttgtttgactttttcatGATCAATTTGACTCGACtttgattgaaaaatatatatattaaataattgaataaaattatgaaaaatatatcattgaaaagattatcaattctactttaaaatataattttcagttttgtaaaattataaaaaattaatctttgatTTTCAATCAAAATTAGGTTAAATGATAGTTAATTTGGTATCAAGGGAGTACTTCTTTGTTCAGAGAGATGATATTTTGTCAAACACTGTTTAACTCTAGAAACCTTTcctaaactaaaataaaataaaggaaCTCTAGAAACCTAATGTAGAAGGAAATATTCCCAAAGTGATTTACTTGAAGAATTTGTCTTTCCTGAAAATCTAGAAATTTACTTCTGAGGAAACTACGGTTAGTTTATTCGTGGAAGAGTTTCTTAGCGTTCTCAAACCCTGCTAGTTTCGTGATGTACAGCCTTATCGTTGGTAGTGAAAATGTCATGTCATAGTATTCCTGCACGAACCTTCGATGCCATGAAAATACGTTTGGATATGTGATCTTTGGCTAATCTGGTATATGAATCAGCCTCAAAAAATTGCAACTCCTTTTTTCAGGTGTTGAACATAACcctttttaatttaaaaggcACAAAGAAAACTTTAAGAATCTCTCAGGGTTTAGCAGACTAAAATAGCGAGACTTTATATCTGTAGAAATGTGTGCAGTAATCTGAATTACAGCGTTTTATAAGCTAACAATGCTCAAAGAAATTTCTGCAACAGAAACCTTGTAATAACTATGACCGCGAACTTCACAATGATCAACCAATATCAACCCACTTTGCTGTTGCAGAAATTTTAAATGGAAGCTGAAGAACTTGTGTATTTCCAGCTGCTAAGTTGTAATAAAGGACACTGTATCCAAGTAATATACGCGAATGAGGCAGGCCACTGTAATCAGGCTGAAGGCGATAAGCGTTTAGACCTCTATCACTTGCACAGAAGCAATTATGTAATCTTGACAGATATAAACTTATATTGTTCATCTCATCATCAGGGCTCACCGATTGCCATGTAGTATAGGTGTCACTGTATGTTGAAATGTTAATCGATGCCTTGTCACCATAGTCGCTAGCAAAGAGCTTTAGTACGTTTCCTTTGTGCTCCACGATGTAATTTACTCCCATTTCATTCCTTGTTCCAGGTACTTCCCTGCAACATTGCTTAGCCATGTTATATAATCATCTTTCCACAGAAATTGATGTAGTAAATCTGTTCACTGGTGCTAATTAGACCACGACATCCTTCAAAAACTAATTGGATGATCTATAGAAAAGTGTTCTGTCCACACAACATCTCCTAGGTGGATTGTTCTTAGCACTGTTTCACAAGAACTACCTGCACCGAGAAGAATCACCCGCTCAGGAGTTCCTGCTTTTGTGGAAAAACATCCATAATATTCCCAAATTTCTGCAACATTTGGCAATTCAATTTTATCTTTTGCAAACAGGTTCAGCAAGAACAATGAATCAGGCAACCTTTCATATGATTTGCAAAAGTTCTTTCTTCACATGAGAATCCAGCCCTGCTTTGAGAAAAGCACTTGAGAGTTACTCAACTCAGGCAGGTTGATGGTAAACCTTTTCTTTCTTGTAACGCTGATGAATTCGTATGAACAACTATTTCCATCATCACTTTCTTGCATAATCCAAGGCATCCCATCCCCAACTACTTGCTTTCTCGGATAGTCTATGGAAGCATACCTCCAATTACGACATACAGCTATTAGGCACATATTATCAAATATGTCTAACTTATCTTTAATCATCCATAAAACGAGGGTAGGAAGAGATGACCAGTCGGCATTATATTCTCTGTTCGCACAAGGCATCCTCCctatcaaaaatattacagCATATAGTAAGGATCAAGAGTACGTAGTAAGATGAACTAGCAAAACTGATTTCTAGACTAAGAAGTTGCAACAAATTATGAGACTAATAGAAAAGCACTAGCTTGTTAAATTTATTCGTCAACAAATTGGTAagttttttcatattttcctTTGAAGTAGGATAAGCATCAAGTGCCAAAGGTTAATCTGAATTCAAATCTATGGAATCAATAGCTAACAGAATCAAAATTACTCTAAATGTGATTTTGGGTAATACTATACGGTCTCAAGAGAGGTTGTAACTTAACCAAGCGCTCTCGAGCTCAAATCATATGAACCGAACCCCATTACCCCAATAACACAACTTAACCTTCTTTCCTAACGCCTTGAGATTTTAAGAGAACCGATAACTTAAGAGGTGCTCATACCGGATAGCAGAGTGTTTGAACTCTgtaaattgtttttaaattgttaaattcCACATGCAAGTCTAAAGTGAAGGACTCAAAATTAGAAAGACTGCCATGTTTAGTGGATATTTGTGAAGCTATAAGAAGATACACATATAGAAAAGTAAACATACCCTTGCTCATAATTATACACTGAATCTGGAGTAGGAGGTGCTAGCATGCACGATGAGCTTCTCAGATTCTCATTTTCATAGAGACTCACTGTTCTACGTATTAATGTCAACTTGCCCACTGgatcattttaattattagtagtaCAGTTTGTTGTGATCTTCTGTAAGAAATTAATTTGTCAGGCCCAGCATTAAAGATTGACATGAGGCGAGGACCATTTCATTCTAGCTCGTAATCCATGAATTATGCCGACACTGAACTAAGCACgagaatataatttaaatttttcatttGGAATTTATCTTATTTTCTGTTATCTTCAGTCTCTgtcttttacttttttatatatttttatttgatttttaaaataataagagAAAGAATAATTATGTTGCTGAATTGCTGAACTATAAATTAtccttttatttgtttattatatttCGTATAGTATACATTATAAAATGGGAAAAAAGTgttacattattattttttgtcttatttatattattgatgaACAGAATATTAAGTTATTTTAAGTCAAATTAAATGAACTTAAGGTTTGATTAGTTGAACTTGcaaacttattaacaaatgtaatattaatttaattggcCATATGGACCGCATAGACAGTATTTTTGAGGTATATTAGGAAGATAGATTGATTCAATAATTTgtacacataaaataaaatcttattatatTTCAAACGAGAATAACATTTATTAATATGATCACATGATTGGCATAAATTATAATGTAATCAAAgctatatattaataacaaaatatcctaCGTAATATATTCAGCTTATCATGTGAGTTTGTAAGTCTTATCCTAAATCTCttgtgataaatattttttccaaatatcatgataaataacttattttaattgaatCATTTATATGCATCCATCACTAGATGGAATTAACTATATATTGACtttgctcaaaaaaaaaaaaactatatattgactaaaatttgggggaaaaaattagatattattaaaatatctaatatttCTATCGAGTAACATAATTCCAGCATTCGTTATATTATAGTTAATCAAGATGAACTTTGACTACACAAAAAATAATCACATGTGGATGCTATTAATTCCAGTCACATGCTTCAAACATTGTCTTGTGCTCTCTTCTGATAAAAGAAATGCAAAGTAACATGCTTGGTGATTTGTCTTTTGTGAGAATGTCGTGTTACACGCACTTGTTCATGCATGAAACGTACATCTACTGAGATACGTTTGATTAATTGAATGTGGCCCAAGAGCAACTCCTTCCCTATTTCATGTCCTAAGTCCAATTATAaggaatgtgacataaattagTGCTCCAGTAGTGCTCAGAGgtgccttaaatcactaggatcctccttgcatgccttattaataaggcaccactagccatgccttatttgatttctttaataaaaaaatcatttctctctcttattgtaacttattttctctctcttccttccatcttttatcaatctctttccaaatttattattataataataataaggaatgaattataaggatcattgttggagttgaaatacaaaatcttatcctaaatcactaggattcaatattttataatatttataaggaagacactaagacactgctggagatgctctaagctgTTGCATTAACCAGCTTCAAAAAAATTTCCCCTTTGCTTCACCGTGAAGCAGGGTGGCTCGATATTTTTGGGCGcatgaataaaatttatattaaaggctttttttttttaatactacgTCCATTAacgatcattttttttatttattacgtGCAAGATTTTGATTTGTGTGGATTTTTGTGCATGTCAGGAATGTaagtagggatggcaacgggttggatcggttcggatatttgagatatccaaatccaaatccaaattatttttaaaatccaaatacaaatccaatcgggtttcaaatatcaaatccaaatccaaatccacgggtttcggatcgggttcgggtttgttcgggtttatccaaaacttaaattctgaaatttataaagtattgtaaaaatattatttttgattttttcgcccttaaatttcattatatttaaaactaaactactttaataataaagtattacacattaataaaatcttgaaccgtatttaataatttctgaacacaaatcttcactatatggagtatgaaatattaaagaaactcattagttaaacaaaaaaagccactataacccaagaatatatacattcacactctatatataaacaaaatttagtagatttaaaattgaaaaaaagtatattagtatacatatacacatacatacatacatacatacatatatacctagtatccaaatccaaatcgaaactcgttcgggtctaaaaatcaaatccaaatccaaatccaaatccaaaatatcgggttcggtaagatccattcgggtcgaaacggtcgggtatccattcggatcTGTTTTTTTTTGCCATCTCTAAATGTAAGCCCATAAAATCCCAATACCTATTAAAAAGTGATTGCAAGTGTGTACTCATGACTTACACTAAAAAATCTGATAATATAGTTGTATATAATTTCAGACATTTTTTctgttcttttaattttatatcatcacctgatttatattataagttcttatatttttatgaagTCCAATTACAAAACCTGagtaaatcaaacaaaaaattgaaactTCCAACTTTTTAGATTTTGGTtacaaatcaaaaattaatttataaatttattacaaaTAGTTGCAAAAACGAAGCCAAAAAAGGATTTAGAAAATCCAGCCAAATAAATAGTAATCCGACAAGTTATCAATAGGGTTTACATAATTTTCAAGAGTCCCTGATGATGTCCTGTCTTCATCGTCCCTCGATTACTGTTGgaacaaaaattttgaaaatgaaagaaTTGTCTGAGCCGAGCGACAACGAGCATTATACTCTCTCCATCCCTTTTAAATGTCAcatttgaatttgattttgtgttggttaaattgactaaaatttgattgaaatttattaatattttatcaattaatttttttgaaactaatattttatcaattaataaaataaaaaaaatatgtcaccggaaataatttttaattcaccttaagatgtaattttcagtattttaaaataatgagtgtgtgacttataatctttgttcaaaacttagtcaattttgaccaacaaaaatagaaatgtgacaataaaaagggagggagagagtatGATATTTCATTCCGGTTGTGTTATCATCAACACcggtgaaaaataaaaaattaatctttctaaATTCTAACAGACCTTTacttttatactccctctgtttcatatTACATGTGCACTATTGAGAACAAAAACttatttcaaattacttgtccatttCGACTTCTAATGGAGTGTAGTCAATATTTGTATTTCCAAGATGAGTTTTATATCATACCTTACTAAGTTATATTTACTACCcacatattatatttggttaatgtaataaatacaataataaatgaaaaatttctacaaatattaatttttcttaatatgcgtaatttgttcaaaagtggacatgtaaacgACTATAATTTTTACTGCTGCCATTGTAATGTTATAATGGTCATATAatacttattataattttttttaaaatcatttgtgTCCTTTCTTTCCTCTTACAagttcaaacaaacaaaataatcaTCGAAAAAATTTTGTAAGACTGATTTTCACTTTAAGATGcgtctaaaaatttaaaatactaattgAAAGTAATAATTCAAGGACATTGGAATGCcatttgggtgagtttaaaataagtacttcttgtttaaaataaaaaaatgaaatagaaattagaagcaagttaataCTTATAAGTGATTGAAGGCcagactttttacacaaacgatacgaataaGTGTTTTTAACTTCTAAACCGAATCCTGCTTTTAAGTGGTAAAGAAACACCCATAGACAGGAAAAAACATTTAATTCACAAAATGGAAATGTTCATCCTAATAAAATCATGAATATAAGAAGTTGGTCAGTTACAGCAAACTCTGAACTTAACCCGTGTAACAAACTTCAATGAAGCATGGATATCACAAGTTGGACGATTATTAGCAAACCAGGCATTTAACCCTGTAACAGTAGCTACACTTATTCGACTTATTTCATTCACCGGTTAACAAGTTGCGACATCAAAGCGTATACAACAATTCTTACTTACTGACAGAAGGGTCTCAAAGAATCGGGTCAGGATTGAATTTCACAGATTCATTCCAGATGAGTTCCTTGATAGTTTCTATGGTGTATGTCGACTGCTCCAAGTCTAAACTGAAAGGCTGAGAGCACACCCTCTCGTCGTTAATGTCGTGAAGAGGTGCCAAGTATGGATGCGAAAGTGCTTCATCAACTACAAATGGGAGAAAAATTGTGAAATGGAGTTATAACAACGACAATATTTAGAAAAGAAGGATATCACAGTTCAAGTAACCTGTGATACGCTTGTGGGGGTCGAATATGAGCATTTTCTCCAGCAAATCCACAGCACCAGGAGACTTGTTATGGAATCTAGTAGTAAAAGGTTGTTTAGTGTGCTGAGGAAGCTGACTGAATTTTATGTGTGCATTATCACTTCTGTGGAACCCCAGGCTGGACTCGTCAGGTGAACCTATCAGCTGTTCCGcgcaaaagaaaaataattcaattccaaaACAGAATGACAGAGAGAAAACAAAAACTTTCTTTATTCCCATACATTCAACAAGAAAAAAACCGTTTTTAGCGAGAAAAGAAAAAGTGAGTACAGAAtagcaaaatatatttaagcTCTAGGATATCGCCTATAGTTTGATGCAGATAGAGAAGGAACTGCAAAAcaatgaaaatatcaaaagcaaTGGACAGCAAGGAAATGACTTATTATCAGCTTGAGTGTcttggaaaaaaaaactaaaagaaaaaagaagaagaagactgATAGCCAAAAATCCAAGATAAAGGCATCTGTAGCATTGTACCTCTGTTATAAGTCTCCATTGATGGAGATAATCTTTTCCAGGAAACAGCGGACGCCTAGTCAGAATTTCACCAAGTATACAGCCAACTGACCAGATATCTATTGCTGCTGTATACTCTGAATAATTAAGGAGCAATTCTGGTGCACTGTACCATCGAGTAACAACGCCAGTGGTCAAATCAGTTAGTGATGCCGTCCTTGCAAGTCCAAAGTCTCCAATCTTTAGATCACAGTTTACATTAAGAAGCAAATTGCTTGGTTTTAAATCACGATGCAAGACATTTGCGGAGTGAACATACTTGAGACCTCGCAGTAGCTGGTAAAGGATATACTGCACAAGttttgaagtttatatggaaTGTTCAATGTCATTTTCATACATAAGTATCCAACAATTGTCAAGTAATACTTCGAGTCAGTTCACTTGTGTCAAAATATAGGACATAACATAGAAATCATAGAATATTTTGAATAAGAAGCAAATTGTAATGTTGGCTAGTTGCATAAAGGGAAAGACTATGAGATAAACAGCAATACCAGATTATGGAAACTTTCATGATCAAACAAATGTAGCTGTGATGCAAATTTATCTTATGTAATACAGAGACTTGGGACAAACCCGACAATGTTTGTCTGTAAGCTGCTGGTTGGAGCTAATTATCTTATGCAGATCCATTTCCATTAACTCATAGACAATGTAGACATCATTGAAACTTTCCTTTTCTGGAGGCCTTATAATGTCTTTGATTGCAATCACCTATGAACACAGATAAGATAAATTTTAAATGCAGTCCAGATATAAGCAGCACAATATAGGACTAAGCACTTGTGTAAGAAAAATAGTTGTCAATGCATAAGCATTAGTTACCATTAGTTAccattagaaaaataataatataagcaTAAGGGCTTCAGCTGATCTTAATCAGATTATCTTAACAGATGTCATTAGTTACCTGGGAAATTTGAATCTAAAAAAGTTGTAGTGTAATATGAATTGACTTACATTTCCATGATCCATGTGAAGAAGAAGCTTGATTTCTCGAAGCGTCCTTTTGGCATCTATTACGTCAACAAATGCATTACCAATTTTCTTGATGGCGACTTCCTCACGCGTCTCAGAGTTTAAAGCAGTACTGAAGCAATTCAGAAGATCATATATAACACAAGTACACAACAGCACCAGTT
This genomic window from Daucus carota subsp. sativus chromosome 7, DH1 v3.0, whole genome shotgun sequence contains:
- the LOC108193790 gene encoding mitogen-activated protein kinase 4 isoform X1, whose amino-acid sequence is MESNSAASSAGDHSNHTRRAMTNEERYAEYNVYGNLFQVSRKYVIPRIRPLGRGAYGIVCTALNSETREEVAIKKIGNAFVDVIDAKRTLREIKLLLHMDHGNVIAIKDIIRPPEKESFNDVYIVYELMEMDLHKIISSNQQLTDKHCRYILYQLLRGLKYVHSANVLHRDLKPSNLLLNVNCDLKIGDFGLARTASLTDLTTGVVTRWYSAPELLLNYSEYTAAIDIWSVGCILGEILTRRPLFPGKDYLHQWRLITELIGSPDESSLGFHRSDNAHIKFSQLPQHTKQPFTTRFHNKSPGAVDLLEKMLIFDPHKRITVDEALSHPYLAPLHDINDERVCSQPFSLDLEQSTYTIETIKELIWNESVKFNPDPIL
- the LOC108195561 gene encoding F-box/kelch-repeat protein At1g57790; its protein translation is MPYENKGTDVNWSSLPTLLLWTIKDKLDIFDSTSVAAVCRDWRFGSLNYPKKQVVGDGMPWIMQENGKEDTSSHEFISITGKKRFSLDLPELRNSQVLFSKQGWILMRRKNFGDSYERLPDSLFLMNPLTKAKIELPDVAEIWEYYGCFSTKSGNPEQVVLLGAGRSCDTVLRTNYIGDVVWNKHTSIDHPIVFEGCRGLISIKEQIYYTNIWGKMIIYNMVTHCCQEIPGSRNEMGVHYLVEHEGNVIKIFATDYSEKACFRISRYSDSHTNWQRLSNDEMNNISLYLSRLHNCFCVRDRGLNAYVLQPDYGGLPRSRILLGHNVLCYDIVDGNTQVLQLPFEISASAKWVDIG
- the LOC108193790 gene encoding mitogen-activated protein kinase 4 isoform X2, whose amino-acid sequence is MESNSAASSAGDHSNHTRRAMTNEERYAEYNVYGNLFQVSRKYVIPRIRPLGRGAYGIVCTALNSETREEVAIKKIGNAFVDVIDAKRTLREIKLLLHMDHGNVIAIKDIIRPPEKESFNDVYIVYELMEMDLHKIISSNQQLTDKHCRYILYQLLRGLKTASLTDLTTGVVTRWYSAPELLLNYSEYTAAIDIWSVGCILGEILTRRPLFPGKDYLHQWRLITELIGSPDESSLGFHRSDNAHIKFSQLPQHTKQPFTTRFHNKSPGAVDLLEKMLIFDPHKRITVDEALSHPYLAPLHDINDERVCSQPFSLDLEQSTYTIETIKELIWNESVKFNPDPIL